One stretch of Streptomyces sp. NBC_00443 DNA includes these proteins:
- a CDS encoding AIM24 family protein — MTFREINSKMVEATVMSGQRLFSQRGAMLAYKGEVSFTPNTAGGQGGIMSMIGRRVANEDTPLMTVEGNGTVLFGHGGHHVQVINLAGDTMCVEADRLLAFEGTLQQGTMFLGSQGGVMGMVRGQISGQGLFTTTLKGHGAVAVMAHGGVFEIPITPQRPVHVDPQAYVAHHGDVRNKLSTALGWRDMVGRGSGEAFQLELSGNGAVYVQASEEKL, encoded by the coding sequence GAGGCGACCGTCATGTCGGGGCAGCGGCTGTTCAGTCAGCGCGGGGCGATGCTCGCCTACAAGGGCGAGGTGTCCTTCACCCCCAACACCGCCGGCGGACAGGGCGGGATCATGTCGATGATCGGGCGCCGGGTGGCGAACGAGGACACCCCGCTGATGACCGTCGAGGGCAACGGCACGGTGCTCTTCGGGCACGGCGGCCACCATGTCCAGGTGATCAACCTCGCGGGCGACACCATGTGCGTCGAGGCGGACCGCCTCCTCGCCTTCGAGGGCACCCTTCAGCAGGGCACGATGTTCCTCGGCTCGCAGGGCGGGGTCATGGGCATGGTCCGCGGGCAGATCAGCGGACAGGGACTGTTCACGACCACCCTCAAGGGGCACGGGGCCGTGGCCGTCATGGCGCACGGGGGCGTCTTCGAGATCCCGATCACCCCGCAGCGGCCCGTCCACGTCGACCCCCAGGCCTACGTCGCCCACCACGGCGACGTACGCAACAAGCTGTCCACGGCCCTGGGCTGGCGCGACATGGTGGGCCGCGGCTCCGGCGAGGCCTTCCAGCTGGAGCTCAGCGGCAACGGTGCGGTGTACGTCCAGGCGTCTGAGGAGAAACTGTGA